In Aquificaceae bacterium, a single window of DNA contains:
- a CDS encoding nitronate monooxygenase family protein, which produces MSLRPLRLRNKTVPVPIIQGGMGVGISWEKLAGAVAKEGAVGVVSAVGTGYRYPELVKRDKFGRPIGSIYTHSKEALTRLIQEAKRLSEGNGAIGVNILCAITDYGRVAADAVEAGADVIISGAGLPLRLPEYVGDADVALVPIVSSARALNLICRTWEKKYKRLPDAVVLEGPKSGGHQGFKYEECFMPEYQLENLFPSVLEEAQRWGGIPLIVAGGVWSYRDILYYMERGASGVQMATRFIATHECDAPPIYKETVLNAEEDDIMLFKSPVGYPLRVVRTPFIERLLAGYNGWNGCVSHCITPCNKGEEARKVGFCIADRLGSAWLGNYEEGIFISGANGHLLKRQGIISVKELIDILTGKRPDPTLEEEFALK; this is translated from the coding sequence ATGTCCTTAAGACCCTTAAGACTCAGAAATAAAACTGTCCCTGTTCCCATAATTCAGGGTGGGATGGGTGTTGGTATATCATGGGAAAAGCTGGCCGGTGCTGTGGCAAAAGAGGGTGCTGTCGGGGTTGTGTCTGCTGTGGGCACTGGCTACAGATATCCTGAACTGGTAAAAAGGGACAAGTTTGGAAGACCTATAGGTTCCATATACACCCACAGCAAAGAGGCCCTTACAAGGCTCATTCAGGAGGCAAAGAGACTCTCTGAGGGTAATGGTGCCATAGGGGTAAACATACTCTGCGCCATAACTGACTATGGAAGAGTTGCTGCTGATGCAGTGGAAGCAGGTGCGGATGTGATAATCTCTGGTGCGGGTCTTCCCCTCAGGCTTCCTGAGTATGTGGGTGATGCGGATGTTGCCCTCGTTCCCATAGTTTCCTCTGCGAGGGCTTTGAATCTCATATGCAGGACATGGGAGAAAAAATACAAGAGGCTTCCAGACGCGGTGGTTCTGGAAGGTCCAAAATCTGGTGGTCATCAGGGCTTTAAATACGAAGAATGCTTCATGCCAGAGTATCAGCTTGAAAACCTCTTTCCCTCTGTGCTTGAGGAGGCTCAGAGATGGGGTGGAATACCCCTCATAGTGGCGGGTGGAGTCTGGAGCTACAGAGACATACTCTACTACATGGAAAGGGGTGCAAGCGGCGTTCAGATGGCAACGCGTTTCATTGCTACCCACGAATGCGATGCACCCCCCATATACAAGGAGACGGTTCTCAATGCAGAGGAGGATGATATAATGCTTTTCAAGTCTCCTGTTGGCTATCCACTCAGGGTGGTGAGAACCCCCTTTATAGAAAGGCTCCTTGCTGGATACAACGGCTGGAACGGCTGTGTTTCTCACTGCATAACACCCTGCAACAAGGGTGAAGAGGCAAGGAAGGTGGGCTTCTGCATAGCTGACAGGCTTGGCTCTGCATGGCTCGGGAACTACGAGGAGGGCATATTCATAAGCGGTGCCAACGGACACCTGCTCAAAAGACAGGGTATAATAAGCGTGAAGGAGCTAATTGATATACTCACTGGCAAAAGACCAGACCCAACCCTTGAAGAGGAATTTGCCTTAAAATAA
- the flgG gene encoding flagellar basal-body rod protein FlgG yields the protein MFRALWTSASGMTAQQTNLDVISNNMANVNTVGFKKMRATFQDLVYQTIRDPGAPTSPATRNPSGFQIGLGTYVSDTYGIFTQGNIFQTGNQLDIAIQGDGFFKVVLPDGTIAYTRNGQFRLDADGRIVNPDGYPLDPEITIPPDAISVGVGPDGTVTVLRQGATAVEEVGRFELAKFVNPAGLRRIGNNLFIQTDASGEPVVDNPGNQGIGTLLQGYLESSNVNIVEEMVSLIIAQRAFEFNTKGITAADEMLGQTANLRR from the coding sequence ATGTTCAGAGCACTGTGGACATCAGCTTCCGGCATGACGGCACAGCAGACAAACCTTGACGTCATATCCAACAACATGGCAAACGTAAACACGGTGGGTTTTAAAAAGATGAGGGCAACCTTTCAGGACCTTGTCTATCAGACCATAAGAGACCCTGGAGCTCCCACATCACCTGCCACAAGAAACCCCTCAGGCTTTCAGATTGGTCTTGGAACCTATGTATCGGATACCTACGGAATCTTTACGCAGGGCAACATCTTCCAGACGGGAAACCAGCTTGACATAGCCATTCAGGGAGATGGCTTTTTCAAGGTTGTCCTGCCTGATGGCACTATAGCCTACACGAGAAATGGACAGTTCAGGCTTGATGCTGATGGGAGAATAGTTAACCCTGACGGCTATCCCCTTGACCCCGAAATAACCATACCGCCGGATGCCATAAGCGTTGGTGTGGGTCCAGATGGCACGGTGACCGTCCTCAGACAGGGTGCCACCGCAGTGGAAGAGGTAGGAAGGTTTGAACTTGCCAAGTTTGTAAACCCTGCAGGTCTGAGAAGAATAGGAAACAACCTGTTTATACAGACAGATGCCTCCGGCGAGCCTGTGGTGGACAACCCTGGAAACCAGGGCATAGGGACCCTTCTTCAGGGATACCTTGAGTCTTCCAATGTAAACATAGTGGAGGAGATGGTGAGCCTTATAATAGCCCAGAGGGCTTTTGAGTTCAACACAAAGGGCATAACCGCCGCTGATGAGATGCTCGGTCAGACCGCCAACCTCAGAAGGTAA
- a CDS encoding flagellar basal body-associated protein FliL translates to MAEEAKEAKEEKRGGSKKILFLVPVLIVLLAGGGGAYLFLFSKKGKKEETAPLPSQVGVMMDLGTFTVNLADRDVDAYARVSITLELSNEKVRQEVDRRLPIIKDAVIDVISSKASSFVRTPEGRENLRLELIKRINTILFEGGVRNIYFTEFVVQTT, encoded by the coding sequence ATGGCTGAGGAGGCGAAGGAAGCTAAGGAAGAGAAAAGGGGTGGGTCCAAAAAGATACTTTTTCTGGTTCCGGTTCTTATAGTTCTCCTTGCAGGGGGTGGTGGAGCGTACCTATTCCTCTTTTCAAAAAAAGGCAAGAAGGAGGAGACGGCACCACTTCCATCTCAGGTAGGCGTTATGATGGACCTTGGCACCTTCACCGTAAACCTTGCAGACAGAGATGTGGATGCCTACGCGAGAGTTTCCATAACCCTTGAGCTTTCCAACGAAAAGGTGAGACAGGAAGTGGACAGAAGACTTCCCATAATAAAGGATGCCGTAATTGACGTTATAAGCAGCAAGGCCTCCTCCTTCGTGAGAACACCAGAGGGAAGAGAAAACCTAAGGCTTGAACTAATAAAAAGGATAAACACTATACTCTTTGAGGGTGGGGTCAGAAACATATACTTTACAGAGTTTGTGGTGCAGACCACATGA
- the fliP gene encoding flagellar type III secretion system pore protein FliP (The bacterial flagellar biogenesis protein FliP forms a type III secretion system (T3SS)-type pore required for flagellar assembly.), which yields MKLIILSLLLSGSVLAQQIIPNIDLRVGTGQLDTSIRLLILLTVLSLAPSILIMTTSFVRIVIVLSLLRQALGVPTVPPNQVIVSLALFLTFFVMKPVFDRINSDALQPLLKNQITDSTFFERTSSIMKEFMAKNTRKESLKVFLDMANLPKEEKDNIKNPQDVPLSVLIPAFMVSEITTAFQIVFLLYLPFLIIDLVVASILISMGILMIPPQIISLPFKIMLFVLANGWELVVLSLVRSYQ from the coding sequence ATGAAGCTGATAATACTTAGTCTTCTTCTCTCTGGCTCTGTCCTCGCCCAGCAGATAATCCCCAACATAGACCTTAGGGTGGGAACTGGTCAGCTGGATACTTCCATAAGGCTCCTCATACTTCTCACTGTCCTATCTCTTGCCCCATCTATCCTGATAATGACCACATCCTTTGTGAGAATTGTCATAGTCCTTTCCCTTCTCAGGCAGGCGCTTGGTGTTCCCACAGTTCCTCCCAATCAGGTCATAGTCTCCCTTGCCCTCTTTCTTACCTTTTTTGTGATGAAGCCCGTCTTTGACAGGATAAACTCTGATGCACTCCAGCCACTTCTTAAAAACCAGATTACAGACAGCACCTTCTTTGAAAGAACCTCTTCCATAATGAAGGAGTTCATGGCAAAGAACACAAGAAAGGAAAGCCTCAAAGTCTTCCTTGACATGGCAAACCTCCCTAAGGAGGAGAAAGATAACATAAAGAATCCACAGGATGTTCCTCTCAGCGTTCTAATCCCTGCCTTTATGGTAAGCGAGATAACCACCGCCTTTCAGATAGTTTTTCTGCTATATCTACCCTTCCTTATAATAGACCTCGTGGTGGCTTCAATTCTCATATCCATGGGCATACTTATGATTCCTCCTCAAATAATATCCCTGCCCTTCAAGATAATGCTCTTTGTGCTTGCCAACGGCTGGGAGCTTGTAGTATTATCCTTGGTAAGGAGTTATCAATGA
- the fliQ gene encoding flagellar biosynthesis protein FliQ, whose translation MSPDMVISFGQKALEMALLLSAPVLIATFLVGLIISILQSATQIQEMTLSYIPKIIAAYITVLVLGAWMLNKLLDYTKELIINMPAWLR comes from the coding sequence ATGAGCCCGGATATGGTCATATCCTTTGGACAGAAGGCTCTTGAGATGGCTCTGTTGCTCTCTGCTCCAGTTCTTATTGCCACCTTTCTGGTGGGTTTGATAATCAGCATACTGCAGTCTGCCACACAGATACAGGAGATGACACTGAGCTATATACCTAAGATAATAGCGGCTTATATAACCGTGCTGGTGCTGGGTGCATGGATGCTTAACAAGCTCCTTGATTATACAAAGGAGCTTATAATCAACATGCCTGCCTGGCTCCGATGA
- the fliR gene encoding flagellar biosynthetic protein FliR: MTLDINALLTLFLVYLRIVSFLLMVPVFGKEFMPNTFKVFLATAIGFSLFLYSDIKPLQFPTTAHFLLAMLKEILFGFTAGLMLRFLFDAMQMAGEFISLNMGLGLATIFNPQQPQTTVFAFFLSLMATLFFLALGGAEITLLSLGRSFERVPPGGFSLYEINPEVFLSFFYESFLLAFKVSLPVIVVMLVFNLVLALVNRFIPQINVFIVGLPIQVFIGFVILLLSFPVVFLVYSSHVREYIIKFVALIGGH, translated from the coding sequence ATGACGCTTGACATAAACGCCCTTCTTACTCTCTTTCTTGTCTATCTCAGGATTGTCAGCTTTCTTCTCATGGTGCCGGTGTTTGGGAAAGAGTTCATGCCAAATACCTTTAAAGTTTTTCTTGCAACTGCCATAGGCTTTTCCCTTTTTCTCTACTCAGACATAAAACCCCTTCAGTTCCCAACCACAGCTCACTTTTTACTTGCCATGCTTAAGGAAATTCTTTTTGGCTTTACCGCAGGGCTCATGCTCAGGTTCCTTTTTGACGCCATGCAGATGGCTGGTGAGTTTATAAGTCTTAACATGGGTCTTGGTCTTGCCACCATATTCAACCCTCAGCAGCCTCAGACCACAGTCTTTGCCTTTTTCCTTTCCCTCATGGCAACTCTTTTTTTCCTCGCTCTTGGTGGTGCGGAGATAACTCTCCTTTCCCTTGGCAGGAGCTTTGAAAGGGTCCCGCCGGGGGGCTTTAGCCTGTATGAGATAAACCCTGAAGTCTTTCTGAGCTTTTTCTATGAGAGCTTCCTTCTCGCCTTTAAGGTCTCTCTTCCTGTGATTGTTGTGATGCTTGTCTTTAACCTTGTGCTTGCCCTTGTAAACAGGTTCATACCTCAGATAAATGTGTTTATAGTTGGACTACCAATACAGGTTTTCATAGGTTTTGTTATACTTCTTCTTTCTTTTCCTGTGGTGTTTCTTGTCTATTCTTCCCATGTGAGGGAGTATATAATTAAGTTTGTTGCTCTTATTGGGGGACATTGA
- the flhB gene encoding flagellar biosynthesis protein FlhB, with the protein MAQENRTEKATPYRRKKLREEGNVAKSPELASSLTVFLSSVILFFVGGYLFYEVVKFMQFIVENPSMNPTVVVKYVGERFPGMLLPLFSAALLTVVLAHVGQFGFIFTLKPLQFKWERLNPFEGIKRVFSLTTAFELVKNVLKVSLFMVVSYFILRGDVEELLTAPSQDVSGFVLYMIKLVFKLILVLSAFAMLIALLDYGYRRWDYERRIRMSKEEVKEEYKQHEGNPQIKGAIKKRMRQLSRGRMMKEVPKASVVITNPTHIAIALRYNPEEGDRAPKVLAKGKGPVAEKIVEIAHENGVPVIRKEELARGMYPLVEVGEEIPPKFYRAVAEVIAFIMFRKKRVAV; encoded by the coding sequence ATGGCTCAGGAAAACAGAACAGAAAAGGCAACCCCATACCGTCGTAAGAAGTTAAGGGAGGAGGGAAATGTGGCAAAAAGCCCTGAGCTTGCCTCTTCCCTGACCGTATTTCTTTCCTCTGTTATCCTCTTCTTTGTGGGTGGTTATCTCTTCTATGAGGTGGTTAAATTCATGCAGTTTATAGTGGAAAACCCATCCATGAATCCCACTGTGGTCGTTAAATATGTGGGTGAACGCTTCCCGGGAATGCTACTTCCCCTCTTTTCTGCAGCCCTGCTTACAGTTGTGCTTGCCCATGTGGGTCAATTCGGCTTTATATTCACCCTGAAGCCCCTCCAGTTCAAGTGGGAAAGGCTAAATCCCTTTGAGGGTATAAAGAGGGTTTTCTCCCTCACAACTGCCTTTGAGCTCGTAAAAAATGTGCTCAAGGTATCCCTTTTCATGGTAGTTTCCTACTTCATACTGAGGGGCGATGTGGAAGAGCTCCTGACAGCACCTTCTCAGGATGTATCAGGTTTTGTTCTTTACATGATTAAACTTGTCTTCAAGCTGATACTTGTGCTGAGCGCCTTTGCCATGCTTATCGCCCTTCTTGATTATGGATACAGGAGATGGGACTACGAGAGAAGAATAAGGATGAGTAAGGAGGAGGTCAAAGAAGAATACAAACAGCATGAGGGGAACCCACAGATAAAGGGTGCCATAAAAAAGCGTATGAGACAGCTTTCAAGAGGAAGGATGATGAAGGAGGTTCCAAAGGCAAGCGTGGTCATAACAAACCCCACCCACATAGCCATAGCCCTCAGATACAACCCAGAGGAAGGAGACAGGGCTCCTAAAGTTCTGGCTAAAGGGAAAGGACCCGTAGCAGAGAAGATAGTGGAGATAGCCCACGAGAACGGGGTGCCTGTTATAAGGAAAGAAGAGCTTGCCAGAGGAATGTATCCTCTTGTGGAGGTGGGCGAGGAAATACCTCCCAAGTTCTACAGGGCGGTAGCGGAGGTGATAGCTTTTATAATGTTCAGAAAAAAGAGGGTGGCGGTATGA